The DNA window GCCACCTGGGGCTACATGGTGATCATCGAGCACCGCCTGCAGGGCGCCCGCGGGCCGGACGAGATCTTCTGCTCGCTCTACGCCCACCTCGGCCCCTTCGTGGCGCTCGGCACCGGCCAGGCGGTGCAAAAGGGCGGCAAAGTCGGCGTCATCGGCCGCACTTACACCTGGGAGAACGGTGGCTACGTGGCGCATCTGCATTTCGCCATCCATGACGGGCCCTACGCCCAGGTCTGGCTGCCCGGAGCCCTGATCGATATTCGTTTTGAAGGCCTCAACTACCTGGGCCGGGTGGTGCGCTCGGAGCGCCAACAGACCGAGGCTTCGATCGCCACGGCGGCCGGCCGCCAGACCGTCACGACGCCGACCAACTGGGTGCGCGGCTACATGGGCGAGGCGGCCTGGCAGGCCGGCCACCATGGCTGGCGCCAGCCCCAGGACTTCATCCGCCGCCGATCAGGGTCTTGATGGCGGCCAGCAACTGGTCGTTGCTGGTGCGCGACTTGACCAGCACCTGGGCCACCTCGCGGGCCACTTCGGCACCGCTCTCGTGGGCCGAAAAGACCAGCACCGGCACCAGCGGCATATGGCGGCGCAGGTCGGGCAGCAACGTCAATCCCGAGCCGTCGGGTAAACTGAGGTCGAGAACCAGCAGGTCGTACGTGCGCTCCGCCAGTTTTTGCCGCGCCTCGCCGACGCTGGCCGCCGCCATCACTTCGGCCGTCTGCCCCAACAGGGTGGCCACCACCTGGCGCACGTCGGCATCGTCCTCGACATGCAAGATTGAGGGTCGGGCGTCGGGCCGGGTGTCGCCTGGGTGCCGCCGCATGGCGGACTGCACGGCCGCCGCCAGGCGCTCGTGGTCGATCGGCTTGTCGAGCCAGTCGACCACCGGAAAGGCGTCGCCGCTGAGTTCGTCACGACTCTCGCCGATGTGGGCCGACACCACGACGATGGGCAGCTCGCGGGTGCCGTCCTGTTGGCGCAACTCACGGATCAGTTCGATGCCGCTTTGCCCCGGCAGCGCGATGTCCAACGTCATGGCCAGGTAGTCGCGTTCAGCCAGCATGCGTTTGGCGGCTTCGGCATCGCGCGCGATATCGGCCGCCAGGCCGCCGCCTTCGAGAATGCCTTGCAACAGGTGGGCGGTGTCACCGTCGTCTTCGCAGACCAGGATTCGCGGCAGCGGCCCGCGGACCGGCGACAGCGTGGCCTCGCCGGCCCGCTATTCCGGCAAGCGCAGGTGAAAGGTGGTGCCGCTGGCGCCGCCGGTCGCGGTGGCGAAATCGATGATGCCGTTGTGGCGCTCGACGATGGCCTTGCAGATGTTCAGGCCCAGCCCGGTGCCGCCGCGGCTGCGGCTGTCGGAGGAATCGGCCTGGACGAAACGCTCGAAAATGCGGCCGCGCTCCTCCTCGGGAATACCGGGGCCCTGGTCTGCCACCGAGACACGCAGAAGATGATCCTGGCGTTCCAGGGTGACACGCACGGTGCCGCCCTCGGGAGAGAACTTGGCGGCATTGGAGAGCAGATTGGTCATGACCTGGGTCAAGCGGTCGCCATCGCCGATGATCTTGGCCGTGGCCAACCCTGGGGCCCCCGGAACCAATTCGAATTCGACGCCGAACTGGGTCCCGTAGGCGGCGTTGTCGCTGAGCGATTGCTCGACCAGGGGCAAGAGATCGAGGGGTTCCATGTTGAACACCATGCGGCCCGATTCGATCTTCTCGATGTCGAGGATGTCGTTGATCAGGCGCACCAGGCGTTCGCTGTTGTTGCGCGCGATGTCGACCAGGTTCATGGCCTCTGTGCTCATCTCGCCACCGATGCCGCCGGCCAGCAGGCCCAGCGAGCCGCTGATCGAGGTCAGCGGCGTGCGCAGCTCGTGGCTGACGGTGGAGACGAATTCGTTCTTCAGGCGATCGACCCGGCGCCTCTCCGTGATGTCGCGCAGGATGCCGACGAACAGGCGCTCGCCCGGCAGCCGCATCTCGGCCACCGCCAGCTCGATCGGCACGGTGCTGCCGTCGCGGTGACGGCCCTCGACCTCGCGGCGCAGCCCAATGACTCGAGGCTGGCCCGTGGTGAGATAGTTCTCCAGGTACTGGTCGTGCTCGGCGGCGTAGGGAGCGGCGGCCAAAATCTTGACGTTGCGTCCGATCAGATCCTCGATGCCATGGCCGAAGATCTGCTCGGTGGCCGGGTTGGCGGTCAGGATCAGCCCGCGCTCATTGATCACGATAACGCCGTCGACCAGGGTATCGACGATGGCCCGCACTCGCTCGGCGCTTTCCTCCTCGCGCCGAAAGGTGGCATACATGCTGATCAGAAGGCCGCTCAGCACGCAGAGATAGCTCACCTTCTTGAGGCTGTGGGCGACGTCGAATTCGTAGTCGAAAAGCCGGCCCGAATGGGACATGAAGACGACCTGCCCGACCAGGCCGACGACCAGCGACAGCACCAGCCAGTGCTCGAAGGGATCGTCTCGCCAGGCGCCCTTGCGCAGGTAGCCGATCAGCGCCAGCAGAAAAAACAGCGCCGGTGCGAATTCCTCGGGCCGGTGAAAGACGAATTCCGGATAGTAGGCCGCGGGCAGCGGCGCGAAGGCGAAGAACAAAAAGCTGGCCAGGGTGAAGGCGGCGCTGAAGGCGTATACCGTGCCCTCGCCAATACGCCCGGCATCGCCAAGCCGGGCCTGGCGTGACCACGCCAGCCAGCTCAGCAGCATGAAGACTGCCAGGAACTGGCGCGAGGCGACCCAGCTCCAGGGAATCAGCGAGGGCAGGTCCGAGGGCATGAAAGGCTGGAAAAAAGCCGACGTCACCACGGCATGGTAGCCATCGAGGAAGGTAGTGCCGAGAAAGCCGGCGCCGATGAACAGGAAAGTGTTCGATTTGCGGCTGTAGTAGCGCACCAGCGCCATGGCGCCGACGCCCAGCGCCAGCAACGTGGCCACCGTCTCCATCAGGGTGTGCAACTCGCGGCTGCCCTGCCAGCCCGAGTCGTGCCCCAGCAGCTGGCCAAACCCCAGCCCCAACGCCACCACGACATAGGACCAGGCGCGCAACGCCGTGTTGACTGGCCTGGCGCCCAATGTCACGGCAGCAGCCGACGCCCGCCGGGGGCGGCACCGTGAAGCTGGTAGGAAGCGGGCCATTGGCCAAGGGATATTGGCGCGGGGCCGAGGAAAGCAAGTCCGGCCGCGGCCCCAACTCAGAGCTCGAGCCGGCGGCGCTCATAGGCACGCTTCCACATCTCCTCGATATCGCTTCCGAATACGAACGATTCCTCGGCCGGCGCCACCACCCAATCGTCGCGCGCCAGCTCGCCTTCGAGCTGGCCCGGCGCCCAGCCGGCGTAGCCCATGGCAAACAGGCTGAAGCGGGGACCCCGGCCCGAGGCGATGGCGCGCACGATCTCGGCATTCGAGCTAAGCAGCGCCGGGCCGACGGCATCACGGCTGTGTGGGGAAACGTAGTCACGGCTGTGCAATACGAAAAAGCGGTTGATCTCGACCGGTCCGCCGTAGTGGATGGGCACCTCGGCGATGGCCGGCGGCTGGTCCAGTTCCAGTTCCAGGCCTTGCAGCAATTTGGCGATGGGGCCCTTGCCAAGCAAGCGGTTGATGATGATGCCCAAGGCGCCGCCGGCGTCGTGGCTGACGATGTAGATGACGCTCTGGCGAAAGCGCGGGTCGCCCAGGTGCGGGGCGGCAATCAAAAGCTGCCCGGCCAGACCCAGCACGGCCCCGGCCCGGCCTGCCGGATCAGCGGTCGCGGCGACCGTGGCGGTCGGCGCCGGGGCGAACAACAGGGCGGCCAGCATGAGGGTGCCCGCCCACCGCGTTCGCCATCCCCCGCCTGCCCGTTCGATCCCCATGGCAGGCCCATTCTTTCACGTTTGCGCCGTCGCTGCATGCCATCTAGGCCCGCATTTCTCACCGGGCCACGGCTGGCGGCAATGCTATAAGGCAGGGTCCGCGGCGACGGGGAGCGCTATGAAGCGCGCTGCAGCGGCCATATTTCTTGTGCTGGCGGCGGCACCGGGGGCTGCCGCGGAGGACACCTTTGCTTCGGCACGGCGCGAGTTGCTGGCTGAGATCGTCGCCGATGGCAAGATGACAGCCGCCTTTACCGGCCGGCCGCGATTTGCCCCCAAGGTGCTGGCGGCCTTGGCTCAGGTACCCCGCCATCGCTTCGTGCCGGCCCTGGCGCGGCCCTTCGCCTACCTCAACCGGCCGCTGCCCATCGGCCACGGCCAGACCATCTCGCAGCCCTACATCGTGGCCCTGATGACCGACCTGCTGGAAGTCGAGCCCGACCACGTGGTGCTCGAGGTGGGCACCGGTTCGGGCTACCAGGCGGCGGTGCTGGCCGGCCTGGTGGCCCGGGTGCTCAGCCTCGAGATCATCGAACCGCTGGCCCGCCAGGCCAAGGCCCGGCTGGCCCAGTTGGGCTATGACAACGTCACGGCGCGCCAGGCCGACGGCTACGACGGCTGGCCCGAGATGGCACCCTTCGACGGCATCATCGTCACCGCCGCCGCCGACCACATCCCGCCGCCCCTGGTGGCCCAACTCAAGCCCGGCGGACGCCTGATCATCCCGGTGGGTCCGCGTTTCCTCACCCAGCAACTGGTGCTGGTGGAAAAAGACCGCCACGGAAACGTTCGTACGCGCCAGATCCTGCCCGTCCGCTTCGTGCCCCTGACCGGCCGCTGAGCCGTGCTGGGCCTAGCCATCGCGCTTTTGTCGGCCGGCGCCGTGGGCTACGAAATCCTGCTCATGCGGCTCTTCGCCATCGTCCAGTGGCACCACTTCGCCACCATGGTGGTGAGCCTGGCGCTGTTGGGCTACGGCGCCGGCGGCAGCCTGCTGGCCTGGCGGCGCCAGGCGCTGCTGGATCGCTTTACCACCGCCTTCGCCACCGCCGCCGGGCTTTTCAGCCTGACCTCGGTGGCCGCCTTCGGCCTGGCCCAGCGCATCCCCTTCAATCCCCTGGAGATCGTCTGGGAGGCCGGCCAGCTGTTGCGGCTGGGCGCCATCTACCTGGTGCTGGCACTGCCTTTCGCCTGCGTCGCCCTGGCCATCGGCCTGGCGCTGGCGCAACGGCCCGGCCGCATCGGCAGCCTCTACCGGGCCGACCTGCTGGGGGCCGGGCTGGGCGCCGGCGCCGTCATGGCGGCGCTTTATACCTGGTTCCCGGCGGTCTGCCTGATGCTCTTCGCGGCCGCCGGGCTGCTGGCGGCGGGACTATGCTGTTTGGCCGCCAAACGGCCTGCCGGCTGGCTCCTGCTGCTGGCCGGGCTGGCCTCTCCGTTCGTCTGGCCGCCGGCCCTGACGGCACCCATGCCGTCCCCCTACAAGGCGCTCAGCCAGGCCCTCGAGGTGCCGGGAAGGCGCATCGTGGCGCGGCGTTCGAGCCCGCTCGGCCTGATCACGGTGGTCGAGAGC is part of the Alphaproteobacteria bacterium genome and encodes:
- a CDS encoding protein-L-isoaspartate(D-aspartate) O-methyltransferase; this encodes MKRAAAAIFLVLAAAPGAAAEDTFASARRELLAEIVADGKMTAAFTGRPRFAPKVLAALAQVPRHRFVPALARPFAYLNRPLPIGHGQTISQPYIVALMTDLLEVEPDHVVLEVGTGSGYQAAVLAGLVARVLSLEIIEPLARQAKARLAQLGYDNVTARQADGYDGWPEMAPFDGIIVTAAADHIPPPLVAQLKPGGRLIIPVGPRFLTQQLVLVEKDRHGNVRTRQILPVRFVPLTGR
- a CDS encoding YqgE/AlgH family protein, which gives rise to MLAALLFAPAPTATVAATADPAGRAGAVLGLAGQLLIAAPHLGDPRFRQSVIYIVSHDAGGALGIIINRLLGKGPIAKLLQGLELELDQPPAIAEVPIHYGGPVEINRFFVLHSRDYVSPHSRDAVGPALLSSNAEIVRAIASGRGPRFSLFAMGYAGWAPGQLEGELARDDWVVAPAEESFVFGSDIEEMWKRAYERRRLEL
- a CDS encoding ATP-binding protein codes for the protein MTLGARPVNTALRAWSYVVVALGLGFGQLLGHDSGWQGSRELHTLMETVATLLALGVGAMALVRYYSRKSNTFLFIGAGFLGTTFLDGYHAVVTSAFFQPFMPSDLPSLIPWSWVASRQFLAVFMLLSWLAWSRQARLGDAGRIGEGTVYAFSAAFTLASFLFFAFAPLPAAYYPEFVFHRPEEFAPALFFLLALIGYLRKGAWRDDPFEHWLVLSLVVGLVGQVVFMSHSGRLFDYEFDVAHSLKKVSYLCVLSGLLISMYATFRREEESAERVRAIVDTLVDGVIVINERGLILTANPATEQIFGHGIEDLIGRNVKILAAAPYAAEHDQYLENYLTTGQPRVIGLRREVEGRHRDGSTVPIELAVAEMRLPGERLFVGILRDITERRRVDRLKNEFVSTVSHELRTPLTSISGSLGLLAGGIGGEMSTEAMNLVDIARNNSERLVRLINDILDIEKIESGRMVFNMEPLDLLPLVEQSLSDNAAYGTQFGVEFELVPGAPGLATAKIIGDGDRLTQVMTNLLSNAAKFSPEGGTVRVTLERQDHLLRVSVADQGPGIPEEERGRIFERFVQADSSDSRSRGGTGLGLNICKAIVERHNGIIDFATATGGASGTTFHLRLPE
- a CDS encoding response regulator, with the protein product MVCEDDGDTAHLLQGILEGGGLAADIARDAEAAKRMLAERDYLAMTLDIALPGQSGIELIRELRQQDGTRELPIVVVSAHIGESRDELSGDAFPVVDWLDKPIDHERLAAAVQSAMRRHPGDTRPDARPSILHVEDDADVRQVVATLLGQTAEVMAAASVGEARQKLAERTYDLLVLDLSLPDGSGLTLLPDLRRHMPLVPVLVFSAHESGAEVAREVAQVLVKSRTSNDQLLAAIKTLIGGG